In one window of Bacteroidota bacterium DNA:
- a CDS encoding mechanosensitive ion channel family protein: MSEFLLGVADRLRAEFDPEVIGASLASFLANLLVGVLLFAAFYLLWRLLSRVLRLALGRSRVDATSASFLETAFKFALLTFGAVQALAAVGIDTAAVIASLGIAGLTIGFAARDALSNLISGLLIFWDRPFVIGDLVEVEDSYGRVDKITLRSTRVVTVDGRMLAVPNSVIINTTVASYTNFPHLRLDVAVTVGVAESLDRVRGLLLGLVTGDPAFLAEPPPRVVVTALNDYNVEVELQAWIKDERSHKAERFRLRERVYVALTEAGVDMPFETVQLAPLAGSPPFRVEGDGTGAGAP; encoded by the coding sequence ATGAGCGAGTTTCTCCTAGGCGTCGCGGACCGCCTCCGCGCCGAGTTCGATCCCGAAGTCATCGGGGCATCGCTCGCCTCGTTCCTGGCGAACCTGCTGGTGGGGGTGCTGCTTTTCGCAGCGTTCTACCTGCTGTGGCGGCTGCTCAGCCGGGTGCTGCGGCTGGCGCTGGGCCGCTCGCGCGTCGACGCGACCTCGGCGAGCTTTCTGGAGACCGCCTTCAAGTTCGCGCTCCTCACCTTCGGGGCCGTGCAGGCGCTCGCCGCTGTGGGGATCGACACGGCCGCGGTCATCGCGAGTCTCGGGATCGCGGGCCTGACCATCGGCTTCGCTGCCCGCGACGCACTCTCGAACCTGATCTCGGGCCTGCTCATCTTCTGGGATCGCCCCTTCGTGATCGGCGACCTCGTCGAGGTCGAGGACAGCTACGGGCGGGTCGACAAGATCACGCTCCGCTCGACGCGCGTCGTGACCGTCGACGGCCGAATGTTGGCCGTCCCGAACTCGGTCATCATCAACACGACCGTCGCCTCGTACACCAACTTCCCGCACCTCCGGCTGGACGTGGCCGTGACGGTCGGCGTCGCCGAGAGCCTCGACCGCGTGCGCGGCCTGCTGCTAGGCCTCGTCACCGGCGACCCGGCGTTTCTGGCCGAGCCGCCGCCGCGTGTGGTGGTGACCGCGCTGAACGACTACAACGTTGAAGTCGAATTGCAGGCGTGGATCAAGGATGAGCGCTCCCACAAAGCGGAGCGCTTCCGGCTGCGCGAGCGGGTCTACGTCGCGCTCACCGAAGCGGGCGTCGACATGCCGTTCGAGACGGTGCAACTCGCTCCCCTCGCCGGTAGCCCGCCGTTCCGGGTGGAGGGCGACGGCACCGGGGCGGGCGCGCCGTGA